One genomic region from Acidobacteriota bacterium encodes:
- a CDS encoding galactokinase, protein MKVPEKMLARLYGAEDSGRQKRRYRDLLREYAGSFEKPQPALYVSSPGRTELGGNHTDHNNGRVLCASVSRDTVALCGPRSDNRAKLRTSALPGLFDVDLGDLQPRPEERETSHALIRGVAAGFREEGFAIGGFSAIIHSEVGIGSGLSSSASFEVLLGGILSALYNDGRVDPLAVATIARRAENEYFGKPCGLMDQAAAALGGVLALDFEEEDTPAVVRVPADFARSEYVLAVVHTGAGHEGLTDAYAAIPAEMRAAAALFGQKTLRGVSERAFRARLPEVRRRAGDRAALRALHFFAENQRVGLMAEALAAGRFDDHVRLVAASGASSAGLLQNTVPPGGSGRSQPAALALALSNEFLARAGRGACRIHGGGFAGTVQAYVHRDDFRAYSRLLTPLFGKGSVEPLRIRAEGVTPVA, encoded by the coding sequence ATGAAAGTCCCGGAGAAAATGCTGGCCCGGCTTTACGGGGCGGAGGATTCCGGCCGCCAGAAGCGGCGCTACCGCGACCTGCTGCGCGAATACGCCGGAAGCTTCGAGAAACCGCAGCCCGCCCTTTACGTCTCCTCCCCCGGGCGGACGGAACTGGGGGGGAACCACACGGACCACAACAACGGGCGGGTGCTGTGCGCCTCCGTCAGCCGCGACACCGTCGCGCTCTGCGGGCCGCGCTCCGACAACCGGGCCAAGCTCCGCACTTCGGCCCTGCCGGGGCTCTTCGACGTGGACCTCGGGGACCTCCAGCCGCGCCCGGAGGAGAGGGAGACGTCCCACGCCCTCATCCGCGGCGTGGCGGCCGGGTTCAGGGAGGAAGGGTTCGCCATCGGGGGCTTCAGCGCCATCATCCACAGCGAGGTGGGGATCGGCTCGGGGCTCTCCTCCTCGGCGAGCTTCGAGGTCCTCCTCGGCGGGATCCTGAGCGCGCTCTACAACGACGGCCGGGTCGACCCGCTCGCCGTCGCCACTATCGCCCGCCGGGCGGAAAACGAATACTTCGGCAAACCGTGCGGGCTGATGGACCAGGCCGCGGCCGCCCTGGGAGGGGTGCTGGCCCTCGATTTCGAGGAGGAGGACACCCCCGCCGTGGTGCGGGTGCCGGCCGATTTCGCACGCTCGGAATACGTGCTCGCGGTCGTCCACACCGGCGCGGGGCACGAGGGGCTGACGGACGCCTACGCCGCCATCCCCGCGGAGATGAGGGCGGCCGCCGCCCTGTTCGGCCAAAAGACCCTGCGCGGGGTATCCGAGCGCGCCTTCCGAGCGCGCCTCCCCGAGGTGCGGCGCCGCGCGGGGGACCGGGCCGCCCTCCGGGCCCTTCACTTCTTCGCCGAAAACCAGCGCGTCGGCCTGATGGCGGAAGCGCTGGCGGCCGGCCGCTTCGACGATCATGTCCGGCTGGTGGCGGCGAGCGGCGCGTCGAGCGCCGGGCTGCTGCAGAACACCGTCCCGCCCGGGGGGTCCGGCCGGAGCCAGCCGGCGGCCCTGGCCCTCGCCCTATCCAACGAGTTCCTCGCCCGCGCCGGCCGGGGCGCCTGCCGCATCCACGGCGGGGGTTTCGCCGGGACGGTCCAGGCCTATGTCCACCGCGACGATTTCCGAGCCTACTCCCGGCTCCTGACCCCGCTGTTCGGCAAAGGGTCGGTCGAACCGCTCCGCATCCGGGCGGAGGGGGTGACGCCGGTCGCCTGA
- a CDS encoding 4Fe-4S binding protein gives MNLRSIRLVCFSPTGGTRRVLEQIAAGTGVERVTRLDVTLPGAPAGFGEAGGDDLLLLGAPVYAGRVPEIAMERFAGLRSRGGPAVLVAVYGNRAIEDALQELSALARAAGCVPVAGASFIAEHSYSTGKGPIAAGRPDDKDLERAREFGREISLRLRGAERVRDLREPDLPGSPELRERPVFPVMGPVTDPDRCTACGACEQLCPTGSITTRAISETDEAGCILCAACVKGCAFGARALKGPFISKIREWLGENAAERREPETFMASRRR, from the coding sequence GTGAACCTACGCTCCATACGCCTCGTCTGTTTTTCCCCCACCGGGGGGACCCGCAGGGTGCTCGAACAGATCGCCGCGGGGACCGGCGTGGAGAGGGTGACCCGCCTGGACGTTACCCTCCCCGGAGCCCCGGCCGGTTTCGGGGAGGCGGGGGGAGACGACCTGCTGCTCCTCGGCGCGCCCGTCTACGCCGGGCGGGTGCCCGAAATCGCCATGGAGAGATTCGCGGGTCTGCGCTCGCGGGGGGGGCCGGCGGTGCTGGTCGCCGTCTACGGCAACCGGGCTATCGAGGACGCGCTCCAGGAACTGTCCGCCCTGGCCCGCGCCGCAGGGTGCGTGCCCGTCGCCGGGGCCTCCTTTATCGCCGAGCACTCCTATTCGACCGGGAAGGGCCCCATCGCCGCCGGGCGGCCCGACGACAAGGATCTCGAGCGCGCCCGGGAGTTCGGGCGCGAGATCTCCCTTCGCCTGCGGGGGGCGGAAAGAGTCCGGGACCTGCGGGAGCCGGACCTGCCGGGGAGCCCGGAACTCAGGGAACGCCCGGTTTTCCCGGTCATGGGGCCGGTGACCGACCCCGACAGGTGCACCGCCTGCGGCGCCTGCGAACAGCTCTGTCCCACCGGTTCGATCACCACCCGCGCGATCTCGGAAACGGACGAGGCCGGCTGCATCCTCTGCGCCGCCTGCGTGAAGGGGTGCGCCTTCGGCGCCCGCGCGCTCAAGGGCCCCTTCATCAGCAAAATCCGGGAGTGGCTCGGCGAGAACGCCGCGGAGCGCCGGGAGCCGGAGACCTTCATGGCGTCCCGGCGCCGTTGA
- a CDS encoding glycoside hydrolase, with protein sequence MKKSICSAILILLLAGGAAWSVDEECAQDVSDPRGKMKPWEKGARETGKYRNVFREAGYSQAAIDVKLAKAYYDLFLGQNRVYFAVGDDMAYISDLKNHDARTEGLSYGMMVAVQLDRKEVFDRLWRWTKKYMQHQGGPRDAYFAWSVEPKTGKHNSEGSASDGELYFVTALLFASNRWGNETGIDYYGEARRILDAMWSKDGTDGITHVIHTGHKLITFVPDRSGYHFTDPSYHLPAFYEVWAEYARDGHEEFYRECAVEARRYLHRAIHPETGLNTDTTDYSGKPLENRWFPGAFRYDSWRVPMNIAMDYSWYAKDVEWQRDYARRIQNFLFCRGIDTFEDQFNIDGTLPEWILQAGGYRKLRHSLGLVATSAAASIMGTQAKSWKFVDAVWNAKLEPYDDGYFDPYYDGLLYLFSLMHLSGNYRVITPGMN encoded by the coding sequence ATGAAAAAATCGATCTGCTCCGCAATCCTGATTCTCCTCCTCGCCGGCGGCGCGGCCTGGAGTGTCGATGAAGAGTGCGCCCAGGACGTCTCGGACCCCCGCGGAAAGATGAAGCCGTGGGAGAAGGGGGCGCGGGAAACCGGGAAATACCGCAACGTCTTCCGCGAAGCGGGCTATTCCCAGGCCGCCATCGACGTCAAGCTCGCCAAGGCGTACTACGACCTCTTCCTGGGGCAGAACCGGGTCTACTTCGCGGTCGGCGACGACATGGCCTACATCTCCGACCTGAAAAACCACGACGCCCGCACCGAGGGGCTCTCCTACGGCATGATGGTGGCGGTGCAGCTCGACAGGAAGGAGGTGTTCGACCGGCTCTGGCGCTGGACGAAGAAGTACATGCAGCACCAGGGGGGGCCGCGGGACGCCTATTTCGCCTGGAGCGTGGAGCCGAAGACGGGGAAGCACAATTCGGAAGGCTCGGCCTCGGACGGGGAGCTCTACTTCGTCACGGCGCTCCTGTTCGCCTCCAACCGCTGGGGGAACGAGACCGGGATCGACTACTACGGGGAGGCGCGCCGCATCCTCGACGCCATGTGGAGCAAGGACGGGACCGACGGGATCACGCACGTGATCCACACCGGGCACAAGCTGATCACCTTCGTCCCCGACAGGTCGGGCTACCACTTCACCGACCCCTCCTACCACCTGCCGGCGTTTTACGAGGTCTGGGCCGAGTACGCGCGCGACGGGCACGAGGAGTTCTACCGCGAGTGCGCCGTGGAGGCGCGCCGCTACCTGCACCGTGCCATCCACCCCGAGACCGGGCTGAACACCGACACCACCGACTACAGCGGCAAGCCGCTCGAGAACCGCTGGTTCCCCGGCGCCTTCCGCTACGATTCCTGGCGGGTGCCGATGAACATCGCCATGGACTATTCCTGGTACGCGAAAGACGTCGAGTGGCAGCGGGACTACGCCCGCCGCATCCAGAACTTCCTCTTCTGCCGCGGGATCGACACCTTCGAGGACCAGTTCAACATCGACGGCACGCTGCCCGAATGGATCCTGCAGGCCGGGGGGTACCGCAAGCTGCGCCACTCGCTCGGGCTGGTGGCGACCTCGGCCGCCGCGTCGATCATGGGGACCCAGGCCAAGAGCTGGAAGTTCGTCGACGCGGTCTGGAACGCGAAGCTCGAGCCGTACGACGACGGTTATTTCGACCCCTATTACGACGGGCTGCTCTACCTGTTCAGCCTGATGCACCTGAGCGGCAATTACCGCGTCATCACTCCCGGGATGAACTGA
- a CDS encoding NAD(P)/FAD-dependent oxidoreductase, with protein MSHAGSADADVLVIGGGAAGMMASSAAARAGARVLLVEKTGRCGRKILVSGKGRCNLTNAAELRDFIAMYGLNGRFLHSAFSRFFRPELLAFLRSRGLETRTERGGRIFPASGDARDVVRLFERELAAAGVRVLRHAPVSSLVPRDGGGFRVESGQGRFAAATVVLAAGGASWPETGSAGDGFTLAAALGHAVVRPRPALVPLVVRERALARSLGGVDLRNVRAAAFAREAAEVDGASIPARDYGRGERKQPRPPLVESRFGELGFTPFGLGGPVILMMSLAVVDALASGPVSILIDLKPALSREQLRRRLQADLDLRGGRSLLSIWKEYLPLRAARPLLELAGLDGSAPARGIGAAGRERLIGLLKALPFNVERPLPLARAIVTAGGVALDEIDPRTLESRKAPGLFLAGEVIDLDADTGGYNLQAAFSTGHVAGENAARGALSSG; from the coding sequence ATGAGCCATGCGGGAAGCGCGGACGCCGACGTTCTCGTGATCGGCGGGGGCGCGGCGGGGATGATGGCCTCCTCGGCCGCCGCCCGGGCGGGGGCCCGGGTGCTGCTCGTCGAGAAGACCGGCCGCTGCGGCCGGAAGATCCTCGTGAGCGGCAAGGGGCGGTGCAACCTCACCAACGCCGCCGAACTCCGCGACTTCATCGCCATGTACGGGCTGAACGGCCGCTTCCTCCACTCCGCCTTTTCCCGCTTCTTCCGCCCGGAGTTGCTCGCGTTCCTCCGGAGCCGCGGCCTGGAAACCCGGACGGAGCGCGGGGGCCGCATCTTCCCCGCCTCCGGGGACGCGCGCGACGTGGTGCGCCTCTTCGAACGGGAGCTGGCTGCCGCCGGGGTGCGCGTGCTCCGCCACGCCCCCGTCTCCTCCCTGGTGCCGCGCGACGGGGGAGGGTTCCGGGTGGAGAGCGGGCAGGGGCGCTTCGCGGCCGCAACCGTGGTCCTGGCGGCCGGCGGGGCTTCCTGGCCCGAAACCGGCTCGGCCGGGGATGGCTTTACCCTGGCCGCCGCGCTCGGCCACGCCGTCGTCCGGCCCCGTCCGGCCCTGGTCCCCCTGGTCGTGCGGGAGCGGGCCCTGGCCCGTTCCCTGGGCGGGGTCGACCTCCGCAACGTGCGCGCCGCGGCTTTCGCCCGGGAGGCGGCCGAGGTCGACGGCGCTTCCATCCCCGCCCGCGACTACGGGCGCGGGGAGAGGAAGCAACCCCGGCCGCCCCTCGTCGAGAGCCGCTTCGGGGAGCTGGGCTTCACCCCGTTCGGCCTGGGGGGCCCCGTCATCCTGATGATGAGCCTCGCCGTCGTCGACGCCCTCGCCTCCGGCCCGGTCTCCATCCTGATCGACCTCAAGCCCGCGCTTTCCCGGGAGCAGCTGCGCCGGCGGCTGCAGGCGGACCTCGACCTTCGTGGCGGGCGGAGCCTCCTCTCGATCTGGAAGGAGTACCTGCCGCTCCGGGCGGCCCGTCCGCTCCTCGAGCTGGCGGGGCTCGACGGGAGCGCGCCGGCCCGCGGGATCGGCGCCGCAGGGCGGGAGCGGCTGATCGGCCTGCTCAAGGCCCTCCCCTTCAACGTGGAGCGTCCGCTCCCGCTCGCCCGGGCGATCGTGACGGCCGGGGGAGTCGCCCTGGATGAAATCGACCCGCGTACCCTCGAGTCGCGGAAGGCGCCCGGGCTCTTCCTGGCCGGGGAGGTGATCGATCTCGACGCCGACACCGGCGGCTATAACCTGCAGGCCGCCTTCTCCACGGGCCACGTGGCGGGGGAGAACGCCGCCCGCGGCGCCCTTTCCTCCGGCTGA
- a CDS encoding peroxiredoxin has translation MLGFGGSAPASDLKVGDAAPAVKLRTDAGKEFDLAARKGLWTVLYFYPKADTPGCTKQACAFRDNLDRIRARGAELFGVSADGVEALRKFKEKHRLNFTLLADPGLDAIKAYGTKMPALGMSKRWTFIIGPDLVIRAIDRDVDPVLDAERVARKLEELQKT, from the coding sequence ATGCTGGGCTTTGGGGGGAGCGCTCCCGCTTCCGACCTGAAGGTGGGGGACGCGGCGCCGGCGGTGAAGCTCCGGACCGACGCGGGGAAGGAGTTCGACCTCGCCGCACGCAAAGGGCTCTGGACGGTGCTCTATTTCTATCCCAAGGCCGACACGCCCGGCTGCACCAAGCAGGCGTGCGCCTTCCGCGACAACCTCGATCGGATCCGCGCGCGGGGGGCGGAACTCTTCGGGGTGAGCGCCGACGGGGTGGAGGCCCTCAGGAAGTTCAAGGAGAAGCACCGCCTCAACTTCACCCTGCTGGCCGATCCCGGCCTCGACGCGATCAAGGCCTACGGCACGAAGATGCCGGCCCTCGGGATGTCGAAACGGTGGACCTTCATCATCGGCCCGGACCTCGTGATCCGCGCCATCGACAGGGACGTCGACCCGGTGCTCGACGCCGAACGGGTGGCCCGCAAGCTGGAAGAGCTGCAGAAGACATAG
- a CDS encoding ABC transporter ATP-binding protein, with translation MEKALQCRSLTKQFRDFTLGPLDLDLEPGTVLGLVGPNGAGKTTFLQCLVGLLRADAGETRILGRPNDPNRPDWKLDIGYVGDLQVFWERWTAARNLEFVAQFYPGWSQERAAELAGRLRLPLEKRAKDLSTGNRVKLSLVMALARSPRLLLLDEPTSGMDPVVRAELLEVLFETLETGDRAILYATHILSEISRLADDLAFLDEGRLRLRARKEDLLERWRRITFRHGDGEVRLPSVVSHRREGMDHQVVSSDADSTRRQLRELGAENIRETNMGIEEIAIQILKGGENA, from the coding sequence ATGGAAAAAGCGCTTCAATGCCGTTCCCTAACCAAACAGTTCCGGGATTTCACGCTCGGCCCCCTGGATCTCGACCTGGAGCCGGGCACCGTGCTCGGGCTGGTCGGCCCCAACGGGGCGGGCAAGACCACCTTTCTTCAGTGCCTGGTCGGGCTGCTGCGCGCGGATGCGGGCGAAACGCGGATCCTCGGGCGCCCCAACGACCCGAACCGCCCGGACTGGAAACTGGACATCGGGTATGTCGGCGATCTCCAGGTTTTCTGGGAACGCTGGACCGCGGCCCGCAACCTCGAATTCGTGGCGCAGTTCTATCCCGGCTGGTCGCAGGAGCGGGCGGCCGAGCTTGCCGGGCGATTGCGGCTCCCCCTCGAGAAGCGGGCCAAAGACCTGTCGACCGGGAACCGGGTCAAGCTGTCGCTCGTCATGGCCCTGGCCCGCTCCCCCCGGTTGCTCCTGCTGGACGAACCGACCTCGGGAATGGACCCGGTCGTGCGGGCCGAACTGCTGGAGGTGCTCTTCGAGACCCTGGAAACCGGGGACCGCGCCATCCTCTACGCCACCCACATCCTTTCCGAAATCAGCCGCCTCGCCGACGACCTGGCCTTCCTCGACGAGGGGCGCCTGCGCCTGCGCGCCCGCAAGGAGGACCTGCTCGAGCGCTGGCGCAGGATCACCTTCCGCCACGGCGACGGCGAGGTGAGGCTCCCATCGGTGGTGAGCCACCGCAGGGAGGGGATGGACCACCAGGTCGTCTCGTCCGATGCGGACTCGACACGGCGTCAGCTCCGGGAACTCGGCGCGGAAAACATCCGGGAGACGAACATGGGCATCGAAGAGATTGCCATCCAGATACTCAAGGGAGGGGAGAATGCGTAG
- a CDS encoding aldo/keto reductase: protein MFHQDTVLGRTGFRVGRLGIGSGYHAPAAAIEEAFERGCNYFTWGTVIKGFSPGMREAIRNIAGKGERHRLVLAMFTYAHWNFLTERFLMKGLREARTGYADVLVLGYFPRPPSERLLEGALKLRDKGLVRSIGVSGHHRRMFASLAGDERVGVLHLRYSAVHRGAETDIFPSLPDGGRPGTVAFTATAWGKLLRAKGMPPGQAPPTAAECYRFVLSHPAVDVCMSAPRTRQEMRRNLAVLDQGPMTGEELDRMRRIGDHLYGRR from the coding sequence ATGTTCCATCAGGATACCGTCCTGGGACGGACGGGGTTCAGGGTCGGGCGGCTCGGCATCGGGAGCGGGTACCACGCCCCGGCGGCCGCCATCGAGGAAGCGTTCGAACGCGGCTGCAACTACTTCACCTGGGGCACCGTCATCAAGGGGTTTTCCCCCGGGATGCGGGAGGCGATCCGCAACATCGCCGGGAAAGGGGAGCGCCACCGCCTGGTGCTCGCCATGTTCACCTACGCCCACTGGAACTTCCTGACCGAGCGCTTCCTCATGAAGGGGCTGCGGGAGGCGCGGACCGGATACGCCGACGTGCTGGTCCTCGGGTATTTCCCCCGGCCCCCCTCGGAGCGCCTGCTCGAAGGCGCCCTGAAGCTGCGGGACAAGGGTCTGGTGCGCTCCATCGGCGTGAGCGGCCACCACCGGAGGATGTTTGCGTCGCTGGCGGGGGACGAACGGGTCGGCGTCCTGCACCTGCGCTATAGCGCCGTGCACCGCGGGGCCGAGACCGACATCTTCCCCTCCCTCCCGGACGGGGGCCGGCCGGGGACGGTCGCTTTCACCGCCACGGCCTGGGGGAAGCTCCTCCGTGCGAAAGGGATGCCCCCGGGGCAGGCGCCCCCCACCGCCGCCGAGTGCTACCGCTTCGTCCTCTCCCACCCCGCCGTCGATGTCTGCATGAGCGCCCCGCGGACCCGGCAGGAGATGAGGCGGAACCTGGCGGTCCTCGACCAGGGACCGATGACGGGGGAGGAACTCGACCGGATGCGCCGGATCGGGGACCACCTCTACGGCCGCCGCTGA
- a CDS encoding ATP-binding protein, which yields MISSVELCINHSVKVAKLGIDRPVIRFEPGYNVLIGPNGAGKSTVLRAVARCPFCTLEGSGREGLKYISTESLNPNMGGVFDGWEQMVQGIRALFLSHGQGVADGLLNQAHGGETAVLIDSPETGQDQESAGMIYRGLRKMAERYQVIIASNSLVFMQGGHLVDLGRDTLPRLVASTRELTENFGAMQPQREEP from the coding sequence ATGATTTCGAGCGTGGAGCTGTGCATCAACCATTCGGTGAAGGTGGCGAAACTGGGGATCGACCGGCCGGTCATCCGTTTCGAGCCGGGCTACAACGTCCTCATCGGGCCCAACGGGGCGGGCAAGTCGACGGTGCTGCGCGCCGTCGCCCGCTGCCCCTTCTGCACCCTGGAGGGGAGCGGCCGGGAGGGGCTGAAATACATCTCCACCGAATCGCTCAATCCCAACATGGGCGGGGTCTTCGACGGCTGGGAGCAGATGGTCCAGGGGATCCGTGCGCTCTTTCTGTCGCATGGCCAGGGGGTGGCCGACGGGCTCCTGAACCAGGCGCACGGCGGGGAGACGGCGGTCCTCATCGACAGCCCCGAGACGGGGCAGGACCAGGAGAGCGCGGGGATGATCTACCGGGGGCTCCGGAAGATGGCCGAACGGTACCAGGTCATCATCGCCAGCAACAGCCTCGTGTTCATGCAGGGGGGGCACCTCGTCGACCTCGGGCGGGACACCCTCCCGCGCCTCGTCGCATCGACCCGGGAGCTGACGGAAAACTTCGGCGCAATGCAACCTCAGCGGGAGGAACCGTGA
- a CDS encoding GntR family transcriptional regulator, which translates to MLLDLTDLSSEPLQAQIVRQIRAHILAGNLGAGADLPSIRKMASDQRISVITVQRAYESLEREGLIHSRRGKGFFVSEFTRDRRRDLAAEKLRESVQPVIREALAEGLDKEAIQAVIGTILREV; encoded by the coding sequence ATGCTCCTCGACTTGACCGATCTCTCCAGCGAACCGCTGCAGGCGCAGATTGTCCGGCAGATCAGGGCACACATCCTCGCCGGCAACCTGGGCGCGGGCGCCGACCTCCCCTCGATCAGGAAGATGGCCAGCGACCAGCGCATCAGCGTCATCACGGTGCAGCGGGCGTACGAGAGCCTCGAGCGCGAGGGGCTGATCCACTCCCGGCGCGGGAAGGGGTTTTTCGTCAGCGAATTCACCCGGGACCGCAGGAGGGACCTGGCCGCGGAAAAGCTGCGGGAGTCGGTCCAGCCGGTGATCCGGGAAGCCCTTGCCGAAGGTCTGGACAAAGAGGCCATCCAGGCCGTCATCGGCACCATCCTGCGCGAGGTTTGA
- a CDS encoding serine hydrolase — MKVTLILSLAALLAAATPAAAQPASPVPSDGEIRKILAGRLGARAERIGIVVGVIEPSGRRIVAHGSMGEGRAVDGDTVFEIGSTTKVFTALLLADMARRGEVALSDPVAKYLPPAVKMPGRGERAVTLEDLARHRSGLPRLPSNLDAAKNPLNPYADYTVAQLYEFLSGYALPREIGAEFEYSNLGVGLLGHALSLAAGKDYEALVRERILDPLGMKSSAITLSPELKSRLAPGHNDRFQPTPNWDLPALAGAGALRSTANDMLSFLAAHLGYADSALAPAIGTALGKRTPSNPGMEIGLGWLMQPRAGSEIVWHNGGTGGYRAFAGFDPKAKTGVVVLASVSTPAGVDDIGFHLLDPSSKLLPHDSPLVAPPPEHRAIALTPEVLERYVGKYQFVPGVFVTVTRQGGQLSAQLTGQPAFEIHPEGETDFFLKVTEAQVFFRKDDQGRVKGLVLRQLGRDQFAGRIEGEGSVEEWFGRREVRIDPALLDRYVGRYRVAEGAIFTVTREGDRLWTQLTGQQKIEVYPASERVFFLKVTDAQITFETEGPGPAPAVVLRQNGRDIRAPRLE; from the coding sequence ATGAAGGTCACTCTGATATTGTCCCTGGCCGCCCTGCTGGCGGCAGCAACGCCCGCCGCGGCGCAGCCCGCCTCCCCGGTCCCCTCCGACGGAGAGATCCGCAAGATCCTCGCCGGGCGGCTGGGGGCCCGGGCGGAGCGCATCGGCATCGTGGTGGGCGTCATCGAACCCTCGGGGCGCAGGATCGTGGCCCATGGCAGCATGGGCGAAGGCCGGGCGGTCGACGGGGACACGGTGTTCGAGATCGGCTCCACCACCAAGGTTTTTACAGCCCTGCTGCTGGCCGACATGGCCCGGCGCGGCGAAGTCGCGCTCTCCGACCCGGTGGCCAAATACCTCCCGCCGGCCGTGAAGATGCCCGGGCGGGGGGAGCGCGCCGTCACGCTCGAAGATCTCGCCCGGCACCGGTCCGGACTGCCGCGTCTCCCCTCCAACCTGGACGCCGCCAAGAACCCGCTCAATCCCTATGCCGATTACACCGTGGCACAGCTGTACGAGTTTCTCTCCGGCTACGCGCTCCCCCGCGAGATCGGGGCGGAGTTCGAATATTCCAACCTCGGGGTGGGGCTGCTCGGGCACGCGCTCTCCCTTGCCGCCGGCAAGGACTACGAGGCCCTCGTGCGGGAACGGATCCTCGACCCGCTCGGGATGAAGAGCAGCGCCATCACGCTCAGCCCCGAGCTGAAATCGAGGCTGGCCCCGGGGCACAACGACCGCTTCCAGCCGACGCCCAACTGGGACCTCCCCGCGCTTGCGGGGGCCGGCGCCCTGCGCTCGACGGCCAATGACATGCTCTCCTTTCTGGCCGCCCACCTGGGTTACGCCGATTCCGCCCTCGCCCCGGCCATCGGGACGGCGCTGGGCAAAAGGACTCCGTCGAATCCCGGGATGGAGATCGGCCTGGGCTGGCTGATGCAGCCCAGGGCGGGGTCGGAAATCGTCTGGCACAACGGGGGGACAGGCGGCTACCGAGCCTTCGCCGGCTTCGACCCCAAGGCGAAAACGGGGGTCGTGGTGCTCGCGAGCGTCAGCACTCCCGCCGGGGTGGACGACATAGGCTTCCACCTCCTCGACCCCTCGTCCAAGCTTCTGCCCCACGACTCGCCCCTGGTCGCCCCACCCCCCGAGCACCGGGCGATCGCTCTCACCCCGGAAGTACTGGAGCGTTATGTCGGGAAATACCAGTTTGTTCCCGGGGTCTTCGTGACCGTCACCCGGCAGGGGGGGCAGCTTTCGGCCCAGCTGACGGGCCAGCCGGCATTCGAGATCCACCCGGAAGGGGAGACCGATTTCTTTTTGAAGGTCACCGAAGCCCAGGTCTTTTTCCGTAAGGATGACCAGGGCCGGGTAAAGGGATTGGTGCTCCGCCAGTTGGGGCGCGACCAGTTCGCCGGCAGGATCGAGGGGGAGGGCAGTGTCGAGGAGTGGTTCGGCCGGCGCGAGGTGAGGATCGACCCGGCCCTCCTCGACCGTTACGTGGGCCGGTACCGGGTAGCCGAAGGGGCGATCTTCACCGTAACGCGCGAGGGGGACCGGCTCTGGACCCAGCTGACGGGCCAGCAGAAGATCGAGGTCTATCCCGCGAGCGAGAGGGTCTTCTTCCTCAAGGTCACCGACGCCCAGATCACCTTCGAAACGGAAGGGCCGGGGCCGGCCCCGGCCGTCGTCCTGCGCCAGAACGGCCGCGACATCCGCGCCCCGCGCCTGGAATGA
- a CDS encoding PhzF family phenazine biosynthesis protein yields the protein MHIPFYHVDAFTSRVFAGNPAGVCILERWPGDADLQAIAAENNLPETAFLLPDGGGWELRWFSPTTEVALCGHATLAAAFVLFSRRGVKEPAVRFTTRHSGRLTVRREGDLLALDFPARPVLGAIGARDLEAALGLLPLEAHTSAEDLLAVLDSEQTVRRLDPDIAALGRLPCRGVIVTARGDRCDFVSRFFAPRVGIPEDPVTGSAHCVLIPYWAAKLGKGSLHAFQVSRRGGELFCENRGGRVAISGRAALYLEGTIRL from the coding sequence ATGCACATCCCCTTTTACCACGTCGACGCCTTCACCTCCCGGGTCTTCGCGGGCAACCCCGCGGGGGTCTGCATCCTCGAGCGCTGGCCCGGCGACGCCGACCTGCAGGCGATCGCGGCCGAAAACAACCTGCCCGAAACGGCCTTCCTGCTCCCGGACGGCGGGGGCTGGGAACTGCGCTGGTTCTCGCCGACTACCGAGGTGGCCCTGTGCGGCCACGCGACGCTCGCGGCCGCCTTCGTCCTCTTCAGCCGCCGGGGGGTCAAGGAGCCCGCCGTCCGCTTCACCACGCGCCACAGCGGCCGGCTCACCGTCCGCAGGGAGGGGGATCTCCTGGCGCTGGACTTCCCGGCGCGCCCCGTGCTCGGCGCGATCGGGGCGCGGGACCTCGAAGCGGCCCTGGGCCTCCTGCCCCTCGAGGCGCACACCTCCGCCGAGGACCTGCTGGCGGTTCTGGACTCGGAACAAACGGTTCGGCGCCTCGATCCCGACATCGCGGCCCTGGGCCGGCTCCCCTGCCGCGGCGTGATCGTCACCGCGCGGGGCGATCGCTGCGATTTCGTATCCCGCTTCTTCGCCCCCCGGGTGGGAATCCCCGAGGACCCGGTCACCGGCTCCGCCCACTGCGTCCTGATCCCCTACTGGGCCGCAAAGCTGGGAAAGGGCAGCCTCCACGCCTTCCAGGTGTCCCGCCGCGGGGGGGAACTCTTCTGCGAAAACCGGGGGGGGCGGGTGGCCATCTCCGGGCGTGCCGCGCTCTACCTGGAGGGGACCATCCGCCTGTAG